The genomic window GTGCTCACAGATCGGCCCAAACAATGAGGGTGGTGTTGCCAGATAAAACATTGCCGGTCGATCCGCCGACAAAAGCTGAGCGAGCTCCGAGAAGCCCTCGGCATTGCCAAAATCAATGCGGTGATACATAAAGCGGGAGCTGTAGCTCGCCCACTGCTCCTCAGACCAGCGGGAATCATCCACGTATTTTCGCACCCGATCCTTGATGTCGTTCAGGAAGGTCTCCAGAGAAATATCTTCCCGGGCCAGGGCGTGAATACGCACGCCCGCAGGGAGAAGCTCGCAGTTGTCCAGATGATAGAGCGCCGGAAACAGCTTGCGTGCCGACAGGTCACCCCGGGCACCAAAGATCAGTAAATCCATGTCCTTCTCCTCCGGACTAGCCATAGTCTCAATCATTGTGCCGCCCTGAAGGCCGTTACGTGCTCAACGGCCGCGCTTGCCAGCGCCCGGATGGCATCCCAATCCTGCGCTGCGAGTAATTCAGAGGGCGTCAACCAGGAACCGCCGACGGTAACCACGGATTCAAGCGCCAGATAGTCATCGATATTGTGCAAACCAACCCCCCCTGTGGGACAGAACTTCACCCGGGGAAAGGGCCCGGCAAAAGCTTTCAAGGCGGCGGCGCCCCCCGATGCCTCCGCAGGAAAAAACTTCAGACAATCGACACCATGATCCAGCGCCCGCATCATTTCACTGACCGTGGCAACACCTGGAATCAGAGGCACCGCGGAATCCGCCGCCGCATCCAGTATTCCCCGGGTAAGACCGGGCGTCACCACGAAGGCACTTCCCGCCTCCACCGCGGCGTCAAAGTCCCGCGCGTTGACGACGGTGCCGGCGCCCACAATAGCGTCCGGGACCGCATCGCGAATAGCCGTGATCGCAGGTAAGCCCGCGGGGGTGCGCAAGGTGACTTCCAGCACGGGAATACCCCCTGCAACCAGAGCCCGCGCAAGGGGAATGGCATGGTCGAGGTTGTCAATGGCCAGGACGGGGACGACGGGGGCCTGGGCCAGGATCTGCGTTGAATGATTCATCTCAGGCTTCCTCACGAAAAATCACCGTGGCACCGGCTTCGGGTGTTGTCACCACTTCTCTAAACAGGCCAAACAACTCTCGACCCACGCCCGCCTCGCTGTTACGTGGCGCGGTGACCAGGGGCCTGTCGAGAAACTGCGCATCGTCACATTGCAAAGTCCCAGTCACGGCGTCGAGGGTCAGCATATCGCCATCCTGAAGGCGCGCCAGAGCGCCTCCCATGGCCGCCTCCGGCGTTACGTGGATAGCCGCAGGGACTTTACCCGAGGCACCGGACATACGACCGTCGGTAACCAGCGCCACTGCAAAACCCTTGTCCAGAAGAGACCCCAGGAGCGGCGTGAGTTTGTGGAGCTCCGGCATACCATTCGCCCGGGGGCCCTGAAAACGCACCACCACAACACAGTCCCGCTCCAGATCTCCGTTTGCAAATTTTTCTGCCAGCGCTTCCTGACTATCGATCACTACCGCAGGCGCGGTGACCTTTCGGTGTTCAGGCTTCACTGCGGACACCTTGATAACAGCCCGGCCCAGATTGCCCTTCAATAAGCGCAGACCACCCTCGCTTGCAAAGGGCTTTGCCATGGTGCCCAGCACGTCGGGATCCAGGCTCGTCGTCGCCGCGGGACGCCAGGTCAGCTGCCCATCGACCAGATACGGCTCCTGGGTATACGCCTGAAAATTTTCACCCCACACGGTATTGGCAGTGCCATGCATTAATCCGGCGTCGAGCAATTCACGAAACAAAAACCCGGTCCCGCCCGCTGCGTGAAAGTGATTGATATCCGCCTGGCCATTGGGATACACCCTCGCCAGTAGCGGCACGACGGCGGAGAGCTGCGCAAAGTCATCCCAGTTGATAATCAGGCCCGCGGCCCGCGCCATGGCTACAAGGTGAATCGTATGGTTAGTGGAGCCTCCCGAAGCCAGCAGCGCCACGATGGCATTTACAAAGGAACGGGCGTCGATAACCGATGCCAGGGGCCGCGGGTCGCGACCCTGAGCCGTGATGCGCGTAATCAGTTCTGACGATTCCCGGGTGAGCGCTTCACGCAGAGGCGTGTCGGGATTGACAAAGGAACCACCGGGCAGCTGCAGCCCCATGGCTTCCATCACCATTTGATTGGTGTTGGCAGTGCCGTAAAAGGTGCAGGTACCCGCGCTGTGGTAAGACGCGGATTCCGCGGCGAGAAGCTCCTCTCTGCCCACCTTGCCTTCGGCAAAGAGCTGCCTCACCCGGGCTTTTTCCGCGTTGGGCAGGCCCGATGGCATGGGCCCTGCGGGAATAAACAACGCAGGCAGGTGGCCAAACCGCAAAACCCCCATGATGAGTCCGGGCACTATCTTGTCGCAGATGCCGAGACAAACAATGCCATCAAACATATGGTGCGACAGCGCGATGCCCGTCGACTGGGCAATATTGTCGCGGCTGAACAGGGACAGCTCCATACCAATCTGCCCCTGAGTCACGCCGTCACACATGGCGGGTACACCCCCGGCAACCTGCGCGGTGCTGCCCACCGCGCGCACAGCGGATTTTATTTTTTCGGGATACTCGGCATAGGGCTGATGAGCAGAGAGCATGTCGTTGAAAGCCGTAACGATGCCGATGTTGGACGCTTCCATAAGCCGAATGCTGTCTTTGTCATCATCGCCACAGGCAGCAAAGCCATGAGCGAGGTTCCCACAGGACAGCTGTCCACGCTGGGGGCGCAGGTCGCCGCTGCGCGCCATGAGATCCAGATAGTCCTGCCTCGGCCCCCGGCTGCGCTCATTGATCTGTTCTGTGACCTTTGCCACGGTGTCGTTGATCTGAACCATATCTTCCTCTTTCTTGCGCCGGCTTTTACCGCTAGCGCTGATTTTTATCGCTTGCGCTGATTTTTATCCCTTCCGCTAATCCTGGATCAGCCCGTATTGCGCATGCCCGCCGCCACACCGGCAATGCTGATCATGATGGCCTGACGCGTGTCGTCATCTGCTTTCTGTCGAAGACGGGCCAGGAGCTCCGCCTGAAGCACGTTCAAGGGCACGGTATAGATATTGCGAAGCTCCAGGGACTCCCGCGTCCAGTCGAGCTTCTCCAGAAGCTGCTCCTGTTTGAGTATGCTGAGCACCGTCGCCACGTCATTATCCAGCTGGCTGCGCAGCTGCTCGCCTATGACACGAAGTTCAGGGTTCACCAGCTTGCTGTCGTAATGTGCCGATATGCGGGCATCGGTCTTGCTATACACCATCTCCAGCATCTGCATACGCGTGGCAAAGAAGGGCCATTCGCGGAACATTTCGGTGATCACCGTCTCGCCCTGTGCTTCCAGTTCCCTGGCCAACGCCGCACCGGCGCCCAACCACGATGGCAACATGAGACGATTCTGTGTCCAGGAAAAGATCCAGGGAATTGCCCGCAGGGCTTCGATACCACCATCTTTTTTGCGGCTGGTGGGTCGCGATGCAAGAGGCAGGGCCCCCAGCTCACCCTCGGGCGTGGCCTCACGAAAATACGTGAGGAAGCGCGGATCATCTCGCACTACGGCGCGATAGGCATCACAGGAGTGCGATGCCAGACGATCCATGGCCTCGCGCCAGTGGGCCATCGGCGTAGGGGGGTGGGCCGTGCGCGCCTCCAGTATGGCGCTGGTGTAGAGCGCCAGGGTCTTTACCGCAAGCCCGGTCATCCCCAGCTTGGTGCGAATCATCTCGCCCTGCTCCGTCACGCGCAGACCGCACTCAAGGGAACCCGGCGGCTGCGATAGCAGCGCGTCATGGGCCGGTGCGCCGCCGCGACCAATAGTGCCGCCGCGACCATGAAACAGCTGGAGCCGAACCCCCGCCTTTTCGCACACCTCGAGGAGGGCTTCCTGGGCCCGGTATTGTGCCCAGGCCGCGGCGAGAATCCCGGCATCCTTGGCAGAGTCGGAGTAGCCGATCATGACCATCTGCTGCTCGGGTAAACGACCCAAAGCCTTTTCTACCGCAAGAAGATCGGTAATCACCTGGGGGGCGCGATCGAGGTCATCCAGGGTCTCGAAGAGCGGTGCGATGGGCAGGCTGTCACCACCGCCGGCCGCTTTTAACAGCAGCCGCACGGCCATGACGTCCGACGCCTGGCGTGCCATGGAAATAATGTAGCAGGCCAGAGCGTCTGCAGGCTGTTCCACCACTACCGCACAGCAATCGAGCACCTCCCGGGTCTCTTCACTGGGGGACCAGTGCTGGGGAATGAGCGGCCTGCGACTTTCGAGCTCCTGGCGAATCCAGTCGCGACGCTGCTCCTCGTCCCAATCGACATAGCGCCCCAGGCCCAGAAATTCAGTGATCTCTGTGAGAGCAGCGCTGTGACGGTCCGAATGCTGTCGGATATCGAGACGCACAAGATTGACGCCAAAGCACCGCAGCTGCCTCAAAAGATCGAGAAGCGTGCCGTCGGCAATGCGCTCCATCCCACAGTCACAGAGGGATTGGTAGCAGAGCATCAGGGGCTTTGAAATCTCCTCGGCATCCTGCAGAAGATCGCCCTCGTCTGCCCCCCGGCCATCGAGCAAGGCCTCCAGGGCCGTCAACCAGTTGCGAAGACGTCGACGCAGATTCTTCATGGCATGGCGATAGGGTTCACGGGTATCACCGACGTACTCCCGCAGGGCGGCGTTGCACTCGATCATGGACAGCTCCTGCACCAGGCGGTCCACGGTTTTCACATACAGGGCAGCGGCCTGCCAGCGACCGAGCAACAATACCTCCCGGGTCACTTTGGCGGTGACAAAGGGATTACCATCGCGATCACCCCCCATCCAGGAGGAGAACTGTACCGGCGCGGCATCCAGGGGAAGACGCTCGCCCGTAGCGGCTACCAGAGCGTCATCAAGGCGACGCAAAAAGTCCGGCACCGCCTGCCACAGGGAGTTCTCCACCACCGCATAACCCCAGCGCGCTTCATCCACGGGACTGGGCCGGTGCTCACGAAACTCATGGGTATGCCAGAGCTGGGCGATGAGTTCCCGGAGACGGCGATCCATGCGACTGCGCTCGTAGTTGGTAAGACCCGGCGACTCCAACTGCCCGAGGCAGCGTTGAATCTCTTCATATTTGTGAATCAGCGAGCGGCGGGTGATCTCCGTGGGATGCGCCGTGAGCACCAGCTCAATACTCAGATCAGATACCGCTGCGCGGATGGCAGCGGGGTCCAGTCCCTTGTCCTCAAGCAGATCCATCACGCCCGTGAGGGTTCTGCTGGCGGAATTCACCGTGTCCATCTCCCGGGACAGACCATGGTGCTGCTCTGCAATGTTGGCGAGATTCAAAAACTGCGCAAAGGCGCGTGCCACCCGGCCCAGCTGCTCGGTTTCGAAACCCGCAAGAAGGGCCTCCAGTTGCTCCCAGCTACGGTCCTCGCCATTGCTACCCGACTTCGAAAGAAGGCGTATGCGCTCCACGCTGGCGAGGAAGTCTTCACCGTGGCTTTGCGCCATGGTCTCTCCGAGCATACTTCCCAGGAGGCTGACATTGTTTCGCAGGCTGCGATAGGGGTGATCGTTATCATCCTGCGTCCCTTGAGATTCAGAAGTCATGAACTGTGCTTACCTCCAGATGGCGGTGCAAAACGGGTAGCCCGAAGGCTCTCTTTGATGGCGCGCAGATGCGGCTGGAGCGCCTCGCCGCGGCGGAGAGAGACCCCCGCTGCCAATACGTCGAGCACCGCCAGGTGTGCAAGACGCGAGGTCATGGGCATGTACGCATCCGTATCCTCAGACACTTCGAGCTCGATTGCCAGGCTGCTGGCCTTTGCCAGGGGCGATGCCTCGGCGGTCAGCGCAATAACCGTCGCTCCCCGGGCCTTCGCCAGATTCGCAACATCCACCAGATCGCGGGTGCGCCCCGTGTGCGAAATAATGAAAAACAAATCATCCTCGTGTGCCGCGGCAGCATGCATGCGCTGCATCAGCACGTCGGCGTGGGCCGTGACCGGCAGGGAAAATCGAAAGAAATGATGCTCTGCATCCTGGGCAACGGCGCTGGAGATTCCCAGACCGAAGAAAAAAATATGCCGCGCACCAAGGAGCTGATCCACCACGGCATCGACGAGGTCCGGTGCCAGTTGCTCGCCCAGAGCCCTCAGGGACATCACCGCTCCATCAAGAATCTTGGCGGTGAAGGTGCCCGTCGCATCATCCGGTGCAATGGAAGAACTCACATAGGGCAAACCCAGAACCAGAGACTGGGCGAGACGGAGTTTGAATTCGGGATAGCCCCGGGGCTCGAACTTGCGGCAAAAGCGATTCACCGTGGGTTCGCTGACCCCGGCCGACTCTGCCAGCGCCGCAATACTCAGTCGGGTGGCAGCCCGGGGGTCATTGAGGATGACGTCCACGATACGCCGCTCGGACTTGGTGATTCGCCGTGCGGCGCTCCCCAGTTCGTGAAGCAAATTGTCGTTTTGGGCGTCTGTCACGTTAACAATTGGTCTTGTTCATTGAGGCTATCATGGCATATATTTTACTAAAACTACATAAATTTTTGTTTTTGACCTGTTTTTGGATCAATTTATGTAATTTTATAGTCAAAAAATAGCGAGGAGTGAACATAGCATGCTGCGCATAGCCATCAACGGATACGGACGTATCGGTCGAAACATTCTCAGAGCGCTCGTGGAGCGTGGCGATGAACTGGCGGATGCCCTGGAGATCGTTGCCATTAACGACCTCGGTGACAGCGCCATCAATGCCCACCTCACCCAGTACGATTCTGTACACGGTCGCTTCCCCGCCGCCGTAACCGTCGACGGCGACTATCTGCTCGTGGGCAAAAAGCGCATTCGAGTGCTGAGTGAGCGAGACCCGTCCCGACTACCCTGGAAGGCTTTAAACGTAGATGTCGTCTGCGAGTGCACCGGCGTCTTCACCGCTCGGGACAAGGCGGCCCAACATCTGGCGGCAGGCGCCCGTAAGGTGCTGGTGTCTGCGCCTTCGGCGGACGCCGATGCCACCATCGTTTACGGCATCAACCACCACAAACTCACCGGCACGGAGCGCGTGGTTTCCAACGCATCCTGCACGACAAACTGCCTGGCCCCCTGGTGCAACCGCTCCACGAGGCCCTGGGCATTGCCAAGGGATACGTCACCACCATCCACGCTTACACCAACGATCAGCAGCTTTCGGATGTGTATCACAGCGACCTGTACCGCGCCCGGGCGGCCACACAGTCCATGATTCCCACCAGGACCGGCGCGGCGGCAGCTATCGGATTGGTACTTCCTGAACTCGAGGGCCGTCTGGACGGCATGGCGGTGCGCATACCCACGATCAATGTATCCCTGGTGGATCTCAGTTTTATTGCCGAGAGAGACACGAGCGCAGACGAGGTCAATGCCATTATGTCCGCCGCAGCCAAGGGGCCCCTGGGCTGTGTGCTGGACGTCAACGAAGCACCTCTGGTGTCCATCGACTTTAACCATTGCGCCGCGTCCTGCGTGTTTGATGCAAACCACAGCAAAGCCAACGGCAATCTGGTCAAGGTCATGGCCTGGTATGACAACGAGTGGGGTTTCGCTAACCGTATGCTCGACAACTGTATGGCGCTTTTCGCCAGGGCGGAACTGTTGAAGAGCGCCTGAGCCGCCGAGTCAGGCCCCGGTGCCCCTCGCTCCGTCGCTCCGTCGCTGGCATCGCATAGACTCCCGGAGGTCGCTACACTGGCAGTCGATATGACGCGTTTTACAGGAGTCCTGCCATGCCTGAACATCCCCTCCCCGATGCCGGTACCTGCCTGAGAGACGGCTGGCTTCTCTACAAGCAGGAACCCTTGCTCCTCTCGGGAGCGACTATTCTCATGGGCATCATCTGTGGCGTGGCGGGCATGATCCCCTTTGCAGGAGCGCTGGTTTACCCTCCCCTCCTGGGCGGTCTGTACAGCATGATTATTCGTCTGGAGCGCGGTGAAGCCATCACGATCAACAACCTGTTTGATGGCTTTCAGGTTTTCCTGCCCCTGATCATTGCCTCTTTCCTCATGTCGCTGTTTATTGGGATTGGCGTGTTTTTGTTTATCCTTCCCGGACTCTATTTATTGATCGTATACGGCTTCACGAACCTGATGATCATTGATCAGAAAATGGACTTCTGGCCCGCCATGGAGGCCAGCCGCAAACTTATCCACGCGCATTTCTGGAGCTATGGCCTGCTGGCTCTCGTCATCGCCGTGATCTGTGTTGCGGCGAGCATACCCCTGGGTCTCGGGCTCATCGTGGCCGCCCCCGTATGCCTGGCCGCGCAATACCGTTTTTACCGCGCTTTGAACTTTTCCGAAGACCCTAGCTGTAGTGAGTAACGTCCGTACCCGCGAGGGCTGAGATATTCAGAAGCCCGCGGGCGGTAATGGAAGGCGTCACGATGTGCGCGCGGTTGCCCATACCCATGAGAATGGGCCCCACTTCCAATGCCCCGCCGCGCATTTTTAATATGTTTCGAACGCCGGACGCAGCATCGCCATAGGCAAACACCAGCACGTTGGCAGGTCCCTGGAGACGGGAGTTGGGAAAGATACGCGCTCGCAGATCAGGGTCCAGAGCCGAGTCGATGTGCATCTCCCCCTCGTAGGCAAAATCCGGCTCCCGGGCCTCAAGAAGTGCCATGGCCTGGCGGACGCGACGTCCACTATCAATATCCAGGTTGCCGAACTGCGAGTGGGAGCAGAGGGCGATGTTTGGCTTCATGCCAAAGCGACGCACGTGATTTGCCGCAGCCATTACCGTATCTGCTATCTGCTCGGGCGTGGGTTCGGGATGCACATGGGTGTCAGCGATAAACAGAGGCTCGTCTTCGGTAATCATCAATGACAGTGCGCCACGAGGATGGGCGCCATCATAGGCAAGAATCTGGCGCACGTAATTGAGATGCCAGAGATACTGTCCGAAGCTGCCACACACCATGCTGTCGGCATCGCCGCAGTACACCATGATCGCGGCGATGGCCGTGGTGTTGGTACGCATGATGACTTTGGCAAGATCCGGCGTCACACCCCGTCGCGACATGAGCTGCAAATAGGCCTCCCAGTAACGGCGATGCCGGGAGTCGTCCTCGGGATTCACAACCTCAAAATCCTCGCCGGGCTTGATGGTCAAACCCGCCTTCTCACAGCGCCGTGCAATGATTTCCGGGCGGCCAATGAGGATAGGCCTGTCCGTCATCTCCTCGACGATCACCTGCGCCGTGCGCAACACCCGCTCATCTTCACCCTCGGCAAAAACGATACGTCGTTGCGACAGCGCCGCGGCGGCAAACACGGGTCGCATAATCATGGACGAGCGGAACACCGAGGCATCGAGCCGCTCGCGGTAAGCCACCAGGTCCTCCACGGGGCGGGTAGCCACACCGGTCTCCATGGCGGCGCTCGCCACGGCACTGGCAACCACCCCCATGAGCCGGGGATCAAAGGGCTTGGGAATCAGATAGTCCACGCCAAAAACCAACTGCTCGCCGCGATAGGCCTCCGCCGCTTCGGCACTGGTGGTGGCCCGGGACAGAGCCGCGATACCGTCGATGCAGGCCAGTTGCATGGCATCGTTAATCTCCGTGGCGCCTACATCCAACGCACCGCGAAAAATAAACGGAAAGCACAAGACGTTGTTCACCTGGTTGGGATAATCCGAACGGCCCGTAGCGATAATCGCGTCGGGGGCCACTTCGCGGACCTCATCCGGAAGAATCTCGGGCACAGGGTTGGCGAGGGCAAAGACAATCGGCTGCGGGGCCATGCGGCCTATCATGTCAGGGCTGACCACCTTGGGCGCACTCAGACCGAGAAACAGATCCGCGTCGTCAATCACATCATCCAGGGTGCGATGGTCGCTAGGCTGCGCGAAGGCGGCTTTCTGGGGGTTCATGTCTTCACTGCGGCCTTCATAGACCAGACCGTGAACATCACAGAGCCAGACGTTTTCGCGTTTTACCCCTAGCTTTAACAGCATATTGAGACAGGCAATACCCGCTGCACCGCCACCCGTGGAGACAATCTTGATATCTTCAAAGCGTTTGCCGGCTATATGCAGCGCGTTGGTAACGGCGGCACCCACGACGATCGCCGTGCCGTGTTGATCATCGTGGAACACCGGGATATTCATACGCTCCCGGCATCGCTGCTCCACGATAAAGCAATCGGGCGCTTTGATGTCCTCAAGGTTGATCGCACCGAAGGACGGCTCCATGGCACAGACGATATCCGCAAGTTTCTCGGGATCGGACTCGTTGAGCTCGATATCGAAGCAATCAATGCCGGCAAAATTCTTGAAAAGA from Congregibacter litoralis KT71 includes these protein-coding regions:
- a CDS encoding bifunctional 4-hydroxy-2-oxoglutarate aldolase/2-dehydro-3-deoxy-phosphogluconate aldolase produces the protein MNHSTQILAQAPVVPVLAIDNLDHAIPLARALVAGGIPVLEVTLRTPAGLPAITAIRDAVPDAIVGAGTVVNARDFDAAVEAGSAFVVTPGLTRGILDAAADSAVPLIPGVATVSEMMRALDHGVDCLKFFPAEASGGAAALKAFAGPFPRVKFCPTGGVGLHNIDDYLALESVVTVGGSWLTPSELLAAQDWDAIRALASAAVEHVTAFRAAQ
- the edd gene encoding phosphogluconate dehydratase, whose protein sequence is MVQINDTVAKVTEQINERSRGPRQDYLDLMARSGDLRPQRGQLSCGNLAHGFAACGDDDKDSIRLMEASNIGIVTAFNDMLSAHQPYAEYPEKIKSAVRAVGSTAQVAGGVPAMCDGVTQGQIGMELSLFSRDNIAQSTGIALSHHMFDGIVCLGICDKIVPGLIMGVLRFGHLPALFIPAGPMPSGLPNAEKARVRQLFAEGKVGREELLAAESASYHSAGTCTFYGTANTNQMVMEAMGLQLPGGSFVNPDTPLREALTRESSELITRITAQGRDPRPLASVIDARSFVNAIVALLASGGSTNHTIHLVAMARAAGLIINWDDFAQLSAVVPLLARVYPNGQADINHFHAAGGTGFLFRELLDAGLMHGTANTVWGENFQAYTQEPYLVDGQLTWRPAATTSLDPDVLGTMAKPFASEGGLRLLKGNLGRAVIKVSAVKPEHRKVTAPAVVIDSQEALAEKFANGDLERDCVVVVRFQGPRANGMPELHKLTPLLGSLLDKGFAVALVTDGRMSGASGKVPAAIHVTPEAAMGGALARLQDGDMLTLDAVTGTLQCDDAQFLDRPLVTAPRNSEAGVGRELFGLFREVVTTPEAGATVIFREEA
- the ppc gene encoding phosphoenolpyruvate carboxylase; protein product: MTSESQGTQDDNDHPYRSLRNNVSLLGSMLGETMAQSHGEDFLASVERIRLLSKSGSNGEDRSWEQLEALLAGFETEQLGRVARAFAQFLNLANIAEQHHGLSREMDTVNSASRTLTGVMDLLEDKGLDPAAIRAAVSDLSIELVLTAHPTEITRRSLIHKYEEIQRCLGQLESPGLTNYERSRMDRRLRELIAQLWHTHEFREHRPSPVDEARWGYAVVENSLWQAVPDFLRRLDDALVAATGERLPLDAAPVQFSSWMGGDRDGNPFVTAKVTREVLLLGRWQAAALYVKTVDRLVQELSMIECNAALREYVGDTREPYRHAMKNLRRRLRNWLTALEALLDGRGADEGDLLQDAEEISKPLMLCYQSLCDCGMERIADGTLLDLLRQLRCFGVNLVRLDIRQHSDRHSAALTEITEFLGLGRYVDWDEEQRRDWIRQELESRRPLIPQHWSPSEETREVLDCCAVVVEQPADALACYIISMARQASDVMAVRLLLKAAGGGDSLPIAPLFETLDDLDRAPQVITDLLAVEKALGRLPEQQMVMIGYSDSAKDAGILAAAWAQYRAQEALLEVCEKAGVRLQLFHGRGGTIGRGGAPAHDALLSQPPGSLECGLRVTEQGEMIRTKLGMTGLAVKTLALYTSAILEARTAHPPTPMAHWREAMDRLASHSCDAYRAVVRDDPRFLTYFREATPEGELGALPLASRPTSRKKDGGIEALRAIPWIFSWTQNRLMLPSWLGAGAALARELEAQGETVITEMFREWPFFATRMQMLEMVYSKTDARISAHYDSKLVNPELRVIGEQLRSQLDNDVATVLSILKQEQLLEKLDWTRESLELRNIYTVPLNVLQAELLARLRQKADDDTRQAIMISIAGVAAGMRNTG
- the hexR gene encoding transcriptional regulator HexR yields the protein MTDAQNDNLLHELGSAARRITKSERRIVDVILNDPRAATRLSIAALAESAGVSEPTVNRFCRKFEPRGYPEFKLRLAQSLVLGLPYVSSSIAPDDATGTFTAKILDGAVMSLRALGEQLAPDLVDAVVDQLLGARHIFFFGLGISSAVAQDAEHHFFRFSLPVTAHADVLMQRMHAAAAHEDDLFFIISHTGRTRDLVDVANLAKARGATVIALTAEASPLAKASSLAIELEVSEDTDAYMPMTSRLAHLAVLDVLAAGVSLRRGEALQPHLRAIKESLRATRFAPPSGGKHSS
- a CDS encoding glyceraldehyde 3-phosphate dehydrogenase NAD-binding domain-containing protein is translated as MLRIAINGYGRIGRNILRALVERGDELADALEIVAINDLGDSAINAHLTQYDSVHGRFPAAVTVDGDYLLVGKKRIRVLSERDPSRLPWKALNVDVVCECTGVFTARDKAAQHLAAGARKVLVSAPSADADATIVYGINHHKLTGTERVVSNASCTTNCLAPWCNRSTRPWALPRDTSPPSTLTPTISSFRMCITATCTAPGRPHSP
- a CDS encoding glyceraldehyde-3-phosphate dehydrogenase, whose translation is MHAYTNDQQLSDVYHSDLYRARAATQSMIPTRTGAAAAIGLVLPELEGRLDGMAVRIPTINVSLVDLSFIAERDTSADEVNAIMSAAAKGPLGCVLDVNEAPLVSIDFNHCAASCVFDANHSKANGNLVKVMAWYDNEWGFANRMLDNCMALFARAELLKSA
- a CDS encoding membrane protein; this encodes MPEHPLPDAGTCLRDGWLLYKQEPLLLSGATILMGIICGVAGMIPFAGALVYPPLLGGLYSMIIRLERGEAITINNLFDGFQVFLPLIIASFLMSLFIGIGVFLFILPGLYLLIVYGFTNLMIIDQKMDFWPAMEASRKLIHAHFWSYGLLALVIAVICVAASIPLGLGLIVAAPVCLAAQYRFYRALNFSEDPSCSE
- a CDS encoding NADP-dependent malic enzyme, with amino-acid sequence MDDDKSRQAARDAALRYHAYPKPGKLEIRATKPLANGQDLARAYSPGVAEACLEIVKDPATAADYTARGNLVAVISNGSAVLGLGNIGGLAAKPVMEGKAVLFKNFAGIDCFDIELNESDPEKLADIVCAMEPSFGAINLEDIKAPDCFIVEQRCRERMNIPVFHDDQHGTAIVVGAAVTNALHIAGKRFEDIKIVSTGGGAAGIACLNMLLKLGVKRENVWLCDVHGLVYEGRSEDMNPQKAAFAQPSDHRTLDDVIDDADLFLGLSAPKVVSPDMIGRMAPQPIVFALANPVPEILPDEVREVAPDAIIATGRSDYPNQVNNVLCFPFIFRGALDVGATEINDAMQLACIDGIAALSRATTSAEAAEAYRGEQLVFGVDYLIPKPFDPRLMGVVASAVASAAMETGVATRPVEDLVAYRERLDASVFRSSMIMRPVFAAAALSQRRIVFAEGEDERVLRTAQVIVEEMTDRPILIGRPEIIARRCEKAGLTIKPGEDFEVVNPEDDSRHRRYWEAYLQLMSRRGVTPDLAKVIMRTNTTAIAAIMVYCGDADSMVCGSFGQYLWHLNYVRQILAYDGAHPRGALSLMITEDEPLFIADTHVHPEPTPEQIADTVMAAANHVRRFGMKPNIALCSHSQFGNLDIDSGRRVRQAMALLEAREPDFAYEGEMHIDSALDPDLRARIFPNSRLQGPANVLVFAYGDAASGVRNILKMRGGALEVGPILMGMGNRAHIVTPSITARGLLNISALAGTDVTHYS